One genomic region from Aquipuribacter sp. SD81 encodes:
- a CDS encoding ABC transporter ATP-binding protein, which produces MTDTVAGAAARPAGRADAAAGDGLALREVRKAFGEAVAVDGIDLDVPAGSFFALLGPSGCGKTTTLRMVAGLEHPTSGTITLGGRDITTTKPFQRPVNTVFQSYALFPHLSVVDNVAFGLRRRKVQRSREQAMEALELVELAHVADKRPAQLSGGMQQRVALARAVVNRPDVLLLDEPLGALDLKLRRQMQVELKRIQTEVGITFVHVTHDQEEAMTMADTVAVMNAGRIEQLGAPEQLYDSPATPFAATFLGQCNLLPGTVAHIGADRVDVRLELPGGTRVVVPRRRAPEGVAEGTEVLVGVRPEKVLLRAAGDPEAAAASGTNVLGPARVVDRSYTGVSTQYLVDLPGAGRLSVFHQNLGGTADPASGAHVDLTWDVDHGFALLGHDVPASSLDDEA; this is translated from the coding sequence GTGACCGACACCGTCGCCGGGGCGGCCGCCCGCCCGGCCGGGCGCGCCGACGCGGCCGCCGGCGACGGCCTCGCCCTGCGCGAGGTCCGCAAGGCGTTCGGCGAGGCGGTCGCCGTCGACGGCATCGACCTCGACGTGCCCGCGGGGTCGTTCTTCGCGCTCCTCGGCCCGAGCGGGTGCGGCAAGACGACGACCCTGCGGATGGTCGCCGGGCTCGAGCACCCCACGAGCGGCACCATCACCCTCGGCGGGCGCGACATCACGACGACGAAGCCCTTCCAGCGGCCCGTCAACACCGTGTTCCAGTCCTACGCGCTGTTCCCGCACCTGAGCGTCGTCGACAACGTCGCCTTCGGGCTGCGCCGGCGCAAGGTGCAGCGCTCGCGGGAGCAGGCGATGGAGGCCCTCGAGCTCGTCGAGCTCGCCCACGTCGCCGACAAGCGGCCCGCCCAGCTGTCCGGCGGCATGCAGCAGCGCGTCGCCCTCGCCCGCGCCGTCGTCAACCGGCCGGACGTGCTGCTGCTCGACGAGCCCCTGGGTGCGCTCGACCTCAAGCTGCGGCGGCAGATGCAGGTCGAGCTCAAGCGCATCCAGACCGAGGTCGGCATCACCTTCGTCCACGTCACCCACGACCAGGAGGAGGCCATGACGATGGCCGACACGGTCGCGGTCATGAACGCCGGGCGCATCGAGCAGCTCGGGGCGCCCGAGCAGCTGTACGACAGCCCGGCCACGCCCTTCGCCGCGACGTTCCTCGGGCAGTGCAACCTGCTGCCGGGGACGGTCGCGCACATCGGTGCCGACCGGGTCGACGTGCGCCTGGAACTTCCGGGCGGCACCCGCGTCGTCGTGCCGCGGCGGCGCGCGCCCGAGGGGGTGGCCGAGGGCACCGAGGTGCTCGTCGGGGTGCGCCCGGAGAAGGTGCTGCTGCGGGCGGCCGGGGACCCGGAGGCGGCCGCGGCGAGCGGCACCAACGTGCTGGGCCCCGCCCGGGTGGTCGACCGGTCCTACACCGGGGTCAGCACGCAGTACCTCGTCGACCTGCCCGGTGCCGGACGGCTGTCGGTGTTCCACCAGAACCTCGGCGGCACCGCCGACCCGGCCTCGGGCGCCCACGTCGACCTCACGTGGGACGTCGACCACGGCTTCGCGCTGCTCGGCCACGACGTGCCCGCGTCGTCGCTGGACGACGAGGCCTGA
- a CDS encoding polyamine ABC transporter substrate-binding protein — protein sequence MTARPLRRPPLHTLSPAAQALVRSRLAGRRPARRDVLRGMGLVGLGAGLAACGTGGTAAGSGSGASAGALTPPEDTSEEDPTLSWANWTLYLDVSEDGSTYPTLEAFEEESGIAVEYSEDIDGNDSYYGRIQGQLANGDDIGQDIVVFTDWMAARMIRLGYTQELDEANIPNKQNILPNLADVDFDPGRTHSLTWQSGFAGIAWNREAVPEGLTSVSDLWKPELRGRVEVLDEMRDTMGLIMMDQGVDIAGDWGAEEFGRALEELERQVSSGQIRQVVGNSYKEDLVSGDALAVIGWSGDITQINFESGDRWEFALPEAGGTLWSDNMLVPIGSPKKTNAERLMNYYYDPAVAAEVAAWVNYICPVQGAQEAMLDIDPELAEDPLIFPTEDFLTNVSIFRSLSGEEETDFGTEFQRVIGR from the coding sequence GTGACCGCTCGCCCCCTGCGCCGCCCGCCCCTGCACACCCTGTCGCCCGCGGCCCAGGCCCTCGTGCGCAGCCGGCTCGCCGGGCGGCGCCCCGCCCGGCGCGACGTGCTGCGCGGCATGGGCCTGGTCGGGCTCGGCGCCGGGCTGGCCGCCTGCGGCACGGGCGGCACCGCCGCCGGGAGCGGGTCCGGCGCCTCCGCCGGCGCGCTGACCCCGCCGGAGGACACGAGCGAGGAGGACCCGACCCTCAGCTGGGCGAACTGGACCCTCTACCTCGACGTGTCCGAGGACGGCTCGACGTACCCGACGCTGGAGGCGTTCGAGGAGGAGTCCGGGATCGCGGTCGAGTACTCCGAGGACATCGACGGCAACGACTCCTACTACGGCCGCATCCAGGGCCAGCTCGCCAACGGCGACGACATCGGCCAGGACATCGTCGTGTTCACCGACTGGATGGCCGCGCGCATGATCCGCCTCGGCTACACCCAGGAGCTCGACGAGGCGAACATCCCCAACAAGCAGAACATCCTGCCGAACCTCGCCGACGTCGACTTCGACCCGGGACGCACGCACTCCCTCACGTGGCAGTCCGGCTTCGCCGGCATCGCGTGGAACCGCGAGGCCGTGCCCGAGGGGCTCACGAGCGTGTCCGACCTGTGGAAGCCGGAGCTGCGCGGGCGGGTCGAGGTCCTCGACGAGATGAGGGACACGATGGGCCTGATCATGATGGACCAGGGCGTCGACATCGCCGGGGACTGGGGCGCCGAGGAGTTCGGCCGGGCCCTGGAGGAGCTGGAGCGCCAGGTGAGCAGCGGCCAGATCCGCCAGGTCGTCGGCAACTCCTACAAGGAGGACCTCGTGAGCGGCGACGCGCTCGCCGTCATCGGCTGGTCCGGCGACATCACGCAGATCAACTTCGAGTCCGGCGACCGGTGGGAGTTCGCCCTCCCCGAGGCCGGCGGCACGCTGTGGAGCGACAACATGCTCGTCCCCATCGGCAGCCCGAAGAAGACGAACGCCGAGCGGCTCATGAACTACTACTACGACCCGGCCGTCGCCGCCGAGGTCGCCGCGTGGGTCAACTACATCTGCCCCGTGCAGGGCGCGCAGGAGGCGATGCTCGACATCGACCCCGAGCTCGCCGAGGACCCGCTCATCTTCCCCACCGAGGACTTCCTCACCAACGTCTCCATCTTCCGGTCGCTGTCCGGTGAGGAGGAGACGGACTTCGGCACCGAGTTCCAGCGGGTGATCGGCCGGTGA